A region from the Halosolutus gelatinilyticus genome encodes:
- a CDS encoding 30S ribosomal protein S4 yields MPLGTDTKQYETPNHPYQGERIASEHSLVDRYGLKNKEELWRAQSQLRSYRREARDLLGQAQDDETVVRRSEEFLGRLKRVGILDEADDLGDVLSLEIEDVLERRLQTVVYRKGLAHTTQQARQFITHGHIVVDGQRHRIPSYVVDVDEEDLVAFDENSPLADELHPERAEGQ; encoded by the coding sequence ATGCCGCTCGGAACCGACACCAAGCAGTACGAGACGCCGAACCACCCCTACCAGGGCGAGCGCATCGCAAGCGAGCACTCGCTGGTCGATCGCTACGGCCTGAAGAACAAGGAAGAACTCTGGCGAGCCCAGTCGCAGCTTCGCTCCTACCGGCGTGAGGCCCGCGACCTGCTCGGACAGGCCCAGGACGACGAGACCGTCGTTCGCCGCTCCGAGGAGTTCCTCGGTCGGCTCAAGCGCGTCGGCATCCTCGACGAGGCCGACGACCTCGGCGACGTCCTGTCGCTCGAGATCGAGGACGTCCTCGAGCGCCGTCTCCAGACGGTCGTCTACCGCAAGGGGCTGGCACACACCACCCAGCAGGCCCGCCAGTTCATCACCCACGGCCACATCGTCGTCGACGGCCAGCGACACCGCATTCCGTCGTACGTCGTCGACGTCGACGAGGAGGACCTCGTGGCCTTCGACGAGAACAGTCCGCTCGCGGACGAACTTCACCCCGAACGCGCGGAGGGTCAGTAA
- a CDS encoding 30S ribosomal protein S13, with product MSAEEPQEQEDEDIRYFVRIGQTDLDGTKSVERSLSEMNGIGRRTARLIAEKAGVDRTATFGRLDDDVIDEVVEVVENYAEEVPDWLNNRQDDFYSGETTHEIGNDLQLTRQHDINRMKMIDSYKGVRHKRGQKVRGQRTKSTGRTEGTIGVNVEEIREEEAAEEDGE from the coding sequence ATGAGTGCTGAAGAACCTCAAGAACAAGAGGACGAGGACATTCGATACTTCGTCCGCATCGGGCAAACCGACCTCGACGGCACGAAGTCCGTCGAGCGCTCGCTGTCGGAGATGAACGGGATCGGTCGTCGAACCGCCCGGCTCATCGCCGAGAAAGCGGGCGTCGATCGAACGGCGACGTTCGGTCGACTCGACGATGACGTCATCGACGAGGTCGTCGAAGTCGTAGAGAACTACGCCGAGGAAGTCCCGGACTGGCTCAACAACCGCCAGGACGACTTTTACTCCGGCGAAACGACCCACGAGATCGGCAACGATCTCCAGCTGACGCGCCAGCACGACATCAACCGGATGAAGATGATCGACTCCTACAAGGGCGTCCGTCACAAGCGCGGCCAGAAGGTTCGCGGGCAGCGGACCAAGTCCACGGGTCGTACCGAGGGTACCATCGGCGTCAACGTCGAAGAGATCCGCGAAGAGGAAGCCGCAGAGGAGGACGGTGAATAA